One Thermoanaerobaculia bacterium DNA segment encodes these proteins:
- a CDS encoding kelch repeat-containing protein: protein MAEAEGNSGQYEMIFTVSLDWPALAQVTVDYFSSDDTAISTGVDKDFESVSGSLLFDIGENSKQIAVTVYGDTTIEQDERFYITLSDPTGASLLDSQAVGAIIDDDGPLPLIDVADMALVEGDSGTFLQSLPVYLSQRRGIQVTVDYDLSDGSATQGEDFISSSGTATFDPWTTETAIVLTTYGDTIPEPRETFTVTLSNPINAGIGVGTGIVTINDDDTEPAPTGNLSYDRIHHTATLLPDGRVLAASDCTAEIFDPITTTWSEPENGPPCLLQERHTAALLPDSGVMFGGGFQGSALGDVYIYYPVTGEYGLVPETLHDPRSDHTMTVLLDGRVLFVGGAGNSGCLTSAETYTLSGGAWVHGTAASLPVDQDRSHHTANRLADGRVLVTGGTGSSGVLNSAYLYNPAGDTWTPTGLLNVPRHSHSATLLSDGRVLVAGGEDDLGETLASVEIWNPDSGEWTLTGEMNASRKNQAAVLLGTGEVLVVGGRSTSEHDSYEIYSPGSGTWALAGTLSVPRTDTTTTVLADGRVLVIGGNENYGFTSEMIDSSAGQVMGSISLNETRAGHTATLMPSGNVLLTGGAGLGYLATAEIFNVSDDTVSYTDSMSEARLYHTATLLPDGRVLVAGGYSSSHDPNNTCEMYDEDTPEPDSKWASANPLIYSRAEHTATLLSDGRILFAGGDGLSGPVDRAEIYDPVTGERVETGLHIQPRFFHTATRLPSGEVVIAGGMADESGGQVFRSTEILDPRVKPEATWRAATAMGSRREGHVAVSLRDGKVLVAGGSPDDKTVAIASAEVYDPENDTWTPVAEMTHARYRATATLLWDGKVLVAGGEGIDGWRDDMEIWDPVSDQWFITNWTLSGRGYHTATLLTNGEILFAGGAWDSGVFDDALLFDPLGNQVDRAPIVDLTTNPILFGAPLVITGSQLRGSAEAGSGGTQSSPTDFPVVEMRSVEEDRFVSLAWDPLTTVPPDQLTVSQLPSSLDPGWHFLRVITSGVPSVAKLVRVGCSLSITQQPPVSVTKAVEETAKFVIKVQGARYFQWQKNEIDIPGATSSTYITPPITDGDNGSQYRCLYWTDCTPEPYPYSDTVTLYVTDSVVPIISVTAPNGGESWAYSESDTIRKSHLLVWESDDNFGLSRAKLSYSADEGSTWTCIADSDDIDCSPNGLSADDTSYLWEMPTQEEAANSTPPQTFPSATCRVKVELWDTATPTPNFNEDTSNANFYIIQPTTTAIKTLIFWNSERICNQYDTCDCANWTTDPACTATMRTSRILQELADHPKVMGVIRDLAGATDPVSLNPIASFYTPWDACYDDPGTDCIDAGCLANRQTYANELAGAIRNYILDQANNTYTSTQYVILVGYDAQIPFYRMHDGTSIYPEDEYIAEVSLDPCTTMGSALDDSYYLTDNYYSELSPEESDLASNPYAYLNDFAIGRLVETPEQIEDVIHTFLAQDGQVNALPDVTGENRILVTGFDFLYDTAKQIDLAFDQDGYTPGGDLDELLDNPAPGQEGDEYTPAMLEAALYPTNPDDEVHRIANINTHANHYSFAASQAGSGDESLYCTDATYNPTLCYQGSDMASQSRDLKGTVLYTSGCHSGLPVPSTDGKPLDLPEVMGTKGVVGYIGNTGYGWGLKHGRGLTEDLMEGITDQIVSHGTISIGQALANAKRSYYIKEKRYDVFDEKVLHELSLFGIPNYLVVTEIARGEEGGLPPADGPDRGCWEGICVEKSRETGTGLTLIPPDVTELVLNFTFGSGTYQQVTATDGSGSYYELNGQASGEVGDAIQPHFVYNSYLSGTRAHGILFTGGDYTTEAGFDPVVAVPHTLNYAPMDEGPLPSRSTWTPSVRASFGIAGVIGKRSIGEQGYTNMVVHTGSYDGGTGDESRFSAMQFAIYYSNDSDYLAPTITEPGAGGFHTLNGLTASFSVEAQDASGIYRVVVTYDDGAGSWTSLDLDYNDATLVWEGDLSVRQDIRYYVQVVDKQGNVKILTESGDDVDYGDVPYGSTWTGPRMWTIHLVDNENGDGTGDGLPDVWEDQYACVSSLANDAAEDPDEDLLTHLEEFTYDTNPCYGDTDGGGENDGSEVRANGTSPKRNPKMGTDDHHLEIRMTESGGYPVVEWPDGTGAAGDCIWESNVGENDTIDGTYWVYRSDDPYFDDTELLVGSLPDGTHCHKDTTAGAGPYYYKVWNYEINTKAPIVGGLVPNHGVVLTQTAVAIYGEYYMTGATVTICGEEATNVFVEDDKKITCMTPAHDTAEACDVTVTNPNGQHGTLSGGFSYQ, encoded by the coding sequence ATGGCCGAGGCCGAAGGGAATTCGGGCCAGTATGAGATGATTTTTACCGTATCTCTTGACTGGCCTGCCCTGGCCCAAGTGACAGTTGACTATTTCAGCAGTGATGACACTGCAATATCTACTGGAGTGGATAAAGACTTTGAAAGTGTAAGTGGTAGCCTTCTTTTTGATATTGGAGAGAACTCAAAACAGATCGCCGTCACTGTATATGGAGATACAACTATTGAACAGGACGAAAGGTTCTATATTACCCTTAGTGATCCAACCGGAGCTTCCCTTTTGGATAGTCAGGCCGTTGGTGCAATCATCGATGATGATGGACCTCTCCCTTTGATTGACGTGGCCGACATGGCTTTGGTGGAGGGTGATTCAGGCACGTTTTTACAGTCTTTGCCAGTTTACCTTTCACAGAGGCGAGGTATCCAGGTAACTGTCGATTATGATTTGAGTGATGGTTCGGCAACGCAGGGTGAGGACTTCATATCGTCCAGCGGCACAGCTACCTTTGATCCATGGACTACTGAGACTGCGATCGTATTGACAACTTATGGCGACACGATCCCTGAACCCCGTGAAACATTCACGGTCACTCTATCAAATCCGATCAATGCGGGAATCGGCGTTGGAACCGGTATCGTCACGATAAACGATGATGACACAGAACCTGCTCCGACAGGGAACCTGTCCTACGACCGCATTCACCACACGGCAACTCTCTTACCAGATGGTCGGGTTCTTGCCGCGAGCGACTGCACTGCGGAGATCTTTGATCCCATCACGACTACCTGGTCAGAGCCGGAAAACGGGCCGCCGTGTCTGCTTCAGGAAAGACACACAGCCGCACTTCTCCCGGATAGTGGTGTGATGTTCGGAGGTGGGTTTCAGGGTAGTGCACTTGGGGATGTTTATATCTATTATCCAGTTACTGGGGAGTATGGCCTTGTTCCCGAAACGTTACATGATCCTAGATCCGATCACACGATGACCGTCCTCCTGGACGGCCGGGTTCTTTTCGTGGGGGGGGCGGGAAATTCCGGATGCCTGACGTCGGCAGAGACCTACACCCTCTCCGGCGGAGCCTGGGTTCACGGAACGGCAGCTTCACTACCTGTGGATCAGGATCGCTCACATCACACAGCGAACCGTCTGGCTGACGGCCGGGTCTTAGTGACAGGGGGTACAGGTAGCTCAGGTGTACTCAATAGCGCATATCTTTATAATCCCGCAGGCGATACCTGGACACCCACCGGATTACTCAATGTGCCCCGTCATTCCCATAGTGCCACGCTTCTCTCCGATGGCCGTGTTCTTGTGGCCGGTGGGGAGGATGATTTAGGAGAAACTCTGGCCTCTGTGGAGATCTGGAATCCGGATTCAGGTGAATGGACCTTGACAGGTGAGATGAATGCTTCCCGGAAGAATCAAGCGGCGGTTCTTCTCGGGACAGGAGAGGTCCTTGTGGTTGGAGGAAGATCAACGTCGGAGCACGATTCCTACGAAATCTACAGCCCGGGTTCGGGAACGTGGGCCCTGGCCGGTACTCTGTCCGTGCCACGCACTGATACTACGACAACGGTTTTGGCCGACGGAAGAGTTTTGGTCATCGGAGGGAACGAAAACTACGGCTTTACCTCTGAGATGATCGATTCGTCTGCCGGGCAGGTGATGGGAAGCATCTCGTTAAACGAGACACGCGCAGGCCACACCGCGACGCTAATGCCGTCGGGTAATGTGTTGTTGACGGGTGGGGCTGGGTTGGGGTATCTGGCCACCGCCGAAATCTTCAATGTGTCCGATGATACGGTGTCGTACACGGACAGTATGTCCGAAGCGCGACTTTACCACACTGCAACGCTCCTCCCGGACGGTAGAGTGCTCGTTGCCGGCGGCTACAGTTCTTCCCATGATCCCAATAATACTTGTGAAATGTACGATGAAGACACGCCCGAGCCCGATTCGAAGTGGGCTTCTGCAAATCCATTGATATATTCAAGGGCAGAGCATACTGCAACACTGCTGTCCGACGGAAGAATCCTATTTGCGGGAGGTGACGGATTGTCCGGGCCGGTGGACAGGGCAGAGATCTATGATCCTGTCACAGGGGAGCGGGTCGAAACCGGTCTCCACATCCAGCCTCGATTCTTTCACACGGCCACCCGTCTTCCTTCCGGTGAGGTTGTCATTGCTGGAGGGATGGCAGACGAGAGTGGCGGTCAGGTGTTCCGAAGCACCGAGATTCTCGATCCGCGGGTCAAGCCTGAAGCCACATGGCGCGCAGCAACGGCAATGGGTTCCCGGCGGGAGGGACATGTAGCCGTTTCACTTCGCGACGGGAAAGTGTTAGTTGCTGGAGGAAGTCCGGACGATAAAACTGTGGCGATCGCGAGTGCGGAAGTTTACGATCCAGAGAACGATACTTGGACTCCGGTTGCAGAGATGACACACGCCCGATATCGCGCTACGGCAACACTCCTCTGGGATGGGAAAGTCCTCGTCGCGGGCGGTGAAGGAATTGACGGCTGGCGGGACGACATGGAGATCTGGGATCCCGTCAGCGATCAGTGGTTCATTACGAACTGGACCTTGAGCGGCCGTGGCTATCATACCGCCACTCTTCTGACCAACGGGGAAATCCTCTTCGCCGGGGGAGCCTGGGACTCCGGTGTTTTTGACGATGCACTTCTCTTTGATCCCTTGGGCAATCAAGTTGACAGAGCTCCAATTGTTGACTTGACAACAAATCCCATCCTTTTTGGCGCTCCACTTGTGATTACTGGAAGTCAATTGCGGGGAAGTGCGGAGGCCGGATCTGGCGGGACGCAGAGCTCACCTACCGATTTCCCTGTTGTGGAGATGCGTTCAGTGGAAGAGGACCGATTTGTTTCTCTTGCCTGGGATCCCTTAACGACTGTTCCACCGGATCAACTTACTGTCAGCCAGCTGCCTTCATCCCTCGACCCCGGCTGGCACTTCCTTCGGGTCATCACGTCAGGTGTCCCCAGTGTGGCGAAGCTTGTCCGGGTTGGCTGCAGCCTTTCGATTACGCAACAGCCGCCGGTGAGTGTGACGAAGGCGGTGGAAGAGACGGCCAAATTTGTGATCAAGGTGCAGGGAGCGCGTTACTTCCAATGGCAGAAGAACGAAATTGATATTCCCGGAGCGACATCCTCCACTTATATCACTCCTCCAATCACGGACGGTGACAACGGCTCCCAATATCGATGTCTCTACTGGACGGACTGTACGCCGGAACCCTACCCATACTCCGATACGGTCACCCTCTACGTGACCGACAGCGTAGTGCCTATCATCAGCGTCACAGCCCCCAACGGCGGGGAATCGTGGGCCTACTCGGAAAGCGATACCATCAGAAAGAGCCATCTCCTTGTCTGGGAATCGGATGATAACTTTGGATTAAGCCGGGCGAAGCTCTCGTATTCTGCGGACGAAGGATCCACCTGGACCTGTATCGCGGACTCGGACGATATCGACTGCTCTCCGAACGGATTGAGTGCGGACGATACCAGCTACCTCTGGGAAATGCCGACCCAGGAGGAAGCTGCCAACAGCACACCGCCCCAGACCTTTCCTTCTGCCACGTGCAGGGTAAAGGTCGAGCTGTGGGACACGGCCACGCCTACCCCCAATTTCAACGAAGACACGTCGAACGCGAACTTCTACATCATCCAGCCGACGACCACAGCGATTAAGACGCTGATCTTCTGGAACTCCGAGCGGATCTGCAACCAGTACGACACGTGCGACTGTGCCAACTGGACCACGGACCCGGCCTGCACGGCGACGATGCGGACGAGCCGGATCCTGCAGGAGCTGGCAGACCACCCGAAGGTCATGGGGGTCATTCGGGACCTGGCCGGGGCGACGGACCCGGTGAGCCTGAACCCGATCGCCAGTTTTTATACCCCCTGGGACGCCTGCTACGACGACCCGGGGACCGACTGTATCGACGCGGGATGCCTGGCGAACCGCCAGACCTACGCGAATGAGCTTGCGGGAGCGATCCGAAACTACATCCTGGACCAGGCGAATAACACCTATACCAGCACGCAATACGTGATCCTGGTGGGGTACGATGCCCAGATCCCCTTCTACCGGATGCACGACGGGACAAGCATCTACCCGGAAGACGAGTACATTGCGGAAGTGAGCCTCGACCCCTGTACGACAATGGGAAGCGCACTGGACGACAGCTACTACCTGACGGACAACTACTACTCCGAGCTCAGCCCGGAAGAATCGGACCTGGCCTCGAACCCGTACGCGTATCTCAATGATTTCGCCATTGGAAGGCTGGTGGAAACGCCGGAGCAGATCGAGGACGTGATCCACACCTTCCTGGCGCAGGACGGCCAGGTAAACGCATTACCGGACGTGACGGGAGAAAACCGGATCCTGGTGACGGGGTTCGATTTCCTCTACGACACGGCCAAACAGATCGACCTGGCCTTCGACCAGGACGGGTACACGCCGGGAGGCGACCTGGACGAGCTTCTGGACAATCCGGCGCCGGGGCAGGAGGGGGACGAGTACACGCCGGCGATGCTGGAAGCGGCGCTCTATCCGACAAACCCGGACGACGAAGTCCACCGGATTGCGAATATCAACACCCACGCGAACCACTACAGCTTCGCGGCCTCCCAGGCGGGGAGCGGAGACGAGAGCCTGTACTGCACGGACGCAACGTATAACCCGACGCTGTGCTACCAGGGATCGGACATGGCAAGCCAGAGCCGGGACCTGAAGGGGACGGTGCTCTATACGTCAGGCTGCCACTCGGGACTTCCGGTGCCGTCGACGGACGGAAAGCCGCTGGACCTGCCGGAAGTGATGGGGACGAAGGGGGTGGTGGGCTACATCGGGAACACGGGATACGGGTGGGGCCTGAAGCACGGACGGGGCCTGACGGAAGACCTCATGGAAGGGATCACGGACCAGATCGTGAGCCACGGGACGATCTCCATCGGGCAAGCGCTGGCGAACGCGAAGCGGAGCTACTACATCAAGGAGAAGCGGTACGACGTCTTTGACGAGAAGGTGCTGCACGAGCTGAGCCTGTTCGGGATTCCGAACTACCTGGTGGTGACGGAAATTGCGAGAGGAGAGGAAGGCGGGCTACCTCCGGCGGACGGACCGGACCGGGGATGCTGGGAGGGGATCTGCGTGGAAAAGAGCCGGGAGACGGGGACGGGTCTGACCCTGATACCCCCGGACGTGACAGAGCTGGTGCTGAACTTCACCTTTGGATCGGGAACGTACCAGCAGGTGACGGCGACGGACGGAAGCGGGAGCTACTACGAGCTGAACGGGCAAGCGTCGGGGGAGGTGGGGGACGCGATCCAGCCGCACTTTGTGTATAACAGCTACCTGAGCGGGACCCGGGCGCACGGGATCCTCTTTACGGGGGGAGACTACACGACGGAAGCGGGGTTTGACCCGGTGGTGGCGGTACCGCATACGCTGAACTACGCGCCGATGGACGAAGGTCCCCTGCCGAGCCGGAGCACCTGGACACCGAGTGTCCGGGCCTCCTTTGGGATCGCGGGCGTGATCGGGAAGCGGTCGATCGGGGAGCAGGGGTATACGAACATGGTGGTGCACACGGGATCGTACGATGGGGGAACGGGAGACGAGAGCCGGTTTAGTGCGATGCAGTTTGCGATCTACTACTCAAACGACTCCGACTATCTCGCCCCGACGATCACCGAACCGGGGGCGGGAGGGTTTCATACGCTGAACGGCCTCACGGCCTCCTTCAGCGTGGAGGCCCAGGATGCAAGCGGGATCTACCGGGTGGTGGTGACGTACGACGACGGAGCCGGGAGCTGGACGAGCCTGGATCTGGACTACAACGATGCCACGCTGGTGTGGGAAGGGGACCTGTCGGTGCGGCAGGACATCCGGTACTACGTGCAGGTGGTGGACAAGCAGGGGAACGTGAAGATCCTGACGGAGAGCGGGGACGATGTGGACTATGGAGATGTACCGTATGGAAGCACCTGGACCGGCCCGAGGATGTGGACGATCCACCTGGTGGACAACGAAAACGGAGACGGAACGGGAGACGGACTTCCGGACGTGTGGGAAGACCAGTATGCCTGTGTAAGCTCGTTAGCAAACGATGCCGCAGAAGACCCGGACGAAGATTTGCTGACGCACCTGGAAGAATTCACGTATGACACGAACCCGTGCTACGGAGACACCGACGGGGGCGGAGAGAATGACGGATCGGAAGTGCGGGCCAACGGGACAAGTCCGAAGCGGAACCCGAAGATGGGAACAGACGATCACCATCTGGAGATCCGGATGACGGAATCGGGGGGGTATCCGGTGGTGGAATGGCCGGACGGGACCGGGGCGGCAGGGGACTGCATCTGGGAAAGCAACGTGGGAGAGAACGACACGATCGACGGGACGTACTGGGTGTACCGGTCGGACGATCCCTACTTTGACGATACGGAGCTCCTGGTCGGATCACTCCCGGATGGAACGCACTGTCATAAGGATACGACGGCGGGGGCCGGTCCTTACTACTACAAGGTGTGGAACTACGAGATCAATACGAAGGCGCCGATTGTGGGTGGCCTGGTCCCGAACCATGGGGTGGTCCTGACCCAGACGGCGGTGGCGATATACGGAGAATATTACATGACGGGAGCAACGGTGACCATCTGCGGGGAAGAAGCGACGAATGTCTTTGTCGAGGACGATAAGAAGATCACCTGCATGACGCCGGCCCATGACACGGCGGAAGCCTGCGACGTGACGGTGACAAATCCCAACGGCCAGCATGGAACTCTTTCGGGAGGGTTTAGCTATCAGTAA
- a CDS encoding C25 family cysteine peptidase: MLELGSGEMTIFDGTDSSDGSNPYTTTPYHDALDRLTFSWDLNNDADFENECESASSGFDKTDSTFSLSQEELNIYGINAAGDYPIWLRVEDANGTRKCSSATLTVIDGQPPDVEVLVPNGEENWLYSASDGEREHYTIAWMAEDPYGVVERLKISYSTDGGSTWSCVADSAGIDCLSENLDGSDTLSALDNSFTWTIPTKLEAISQGQNVPSDLSFIKVEAWDSGNNRAEDSSDAQFSIIQPLLTTVKTLIVQDTERIERVYGTSARISLGKSLTELAKHTLVDGVILDLSSIQAIQDAYTCWDDCYDGDGCQFNSPCESASGNPQERANALAAEIRGYVLDQIQTHYNNVEAIILVGDDNQVPFYRMEDGTIIYSEPNYITEGGLSITTPVGSALHNGYFLTDNFYTELNPEISPIAGSDNPYVFMNDISLGRLVETPEQMTGVITNFLNRNGQITLVYSTDYAMVTGLEFLHDSALVIRNRFQAAGKNTDFLIDNPGQGGDSYTPADLGTMLFSTPPHNLININTHANHYSYAASVPVGASDVLLCTDATYNPSLCYSQDMDAYSGTLTGSALYTSGCHSGLVISNEGPDLRWLDLPEMMAEKGVVSYVGNTGYGWGLKDGRGLTEKLMIEISDQILEAGDIAMGQAVSQAKRRYYLNEKRYDVFDEKVLHELSLFGIPNYHILTAIDRVSDEGLPPADGPDRGCWEGICVEKSRETGTGLTLIPPDVTELVLNFTFGSGTYQQVTATDGSGSYYELNGQASGEVGDAIQPHFVYNSYLSGTRAHGILFTGGDYTTEAGFDPVVAVPHTLNYAPMDEGPLPSRSTWTPSVRASFGIAGVIGKRSIGEQGYTNMVVHTGSYDGGTGDESRFSAMQFAIYYSNDSDYLAPTITEPGAGGFHTLNGLTASFSVEAQDASGIYRVVVTYDDGAGSWTSLDLDYNDATLVWEGDLSVRQDIRYYVQVVDKQGNVKILTESGDDVDYGDVPYGSTWTGPRMWTIHLVDNENGDGTGDGLPDVWEDQYACVSSLANDAAEDPDEDLLTHLEEFTYDTNPCYGDTDGGGENDGSEVRANGTSPKRNPKMGTDDHHLEIRMTESGGYPVVEWPDGTGAAGDCIWESNVGENDTIDGTYWVYRSDDPYFDDTELLVGSLPDGTHCHKDTTAGAGPYYYKVWNYEINTKAPIVGGLVPNHGEVLTQTAVSIYGEYYMSGATVTICGEETTNVIVEHQGKIKCVTPAHDTAEACDVTVTNPNGQHGTLTGGYTYTP, translated from the coding sequence GTGCTTGAGCTGGGCAGTGGAGAAATGACAATCTTTGATGGCACAGATTCATCCGATGGTTCGAATCCCTATACCACTACACCCTATCATGATGCTCTGGACAGACTTACCTTTTCATGGGATCTCAATAATGATGCTGATTTTGAAAATGAATGTGAATCAGCGAGTTCAGGTTTTGATAAAACTGACTCTACCTTCTCTTTATCTCAAGAAGAATTAAATATCTACGGGATTAACGCTGCAGGGGACTACCCAATCTGGCTTCGAGTAGAGGATGCCAACGGAACGAGGAAATGTTCCTCCGCCACCCTTACGGTCATTGATGGCCAGCCACCAGATGTTGAGGTTTTAGTCCCCAACGGCGAGGAAAACTGGTTGTACTCTGCCAGCGACGGAGAACGGGAACACTATACAATCGCCTGGATGGCTGAGGATCCTTATGGAGTCGTCGAACGCCTGAAAATTTCCTATTCCACCGATGGTGGATCAACCTGGAGTTGTGTGGCCGACTCCGCAGGGATCGATTGTCTTTCTGAAAATCTGGATGGTTCCGATACGCTTAGTGCGTTGGATAATTCTTTTACATGGACGATACCAACCAAGCTGGAAGCGATATCACAGGGACAGAACGTACCTTCAGACCTTTCTTTTATTAAAGTGGAAGCATGGGATTCTGGCAATAATAGGGCGGAAGACAGCAGTGATGCCCAGTTTTCCATTATTCAACCACTTCTTACCACGGTCAAAACGCTTATTGTCCAGGACACTGAACGAATCGAACGAGTCTATGGAACCTCAGCCAGAATCAGTCTGGGAAAAAGCCTGACGGAGCTGGCAAAACATACATTAGTAGATGGTGTTATTCTGGATCTCTCTTCGATTCAGGCTATCCAGGATGCTTATACATGCTGGGATGACTGCTACGACGGAGATGGATGTCAGTTTAATTCTCCCTGCGAAAGCGCCAGTGGAAATCCACAGGAGCGTGCAAACGCTCTGGCTGCAGAAATTCGAGGGTATGTTCTTGATCAGATTCAGACACATTACAATAACGTGGAAGCCATAATCCTTGTAGGGGATGATAACCAGGTACCGTTTTACAGAATGGAAGATGGCACGATCATCTATTCAGAACCAAACTACATTACCGAGGGCGGACTCAGCATCACTACACCGGTGGGGTCGGCACTGCATAATGGATATTTTTTGACGGACAATTTTTATACTGAACTTAACCCGGAGATTTCTCCTATCGCTGGATCCGATAATCCCTATGTTTTCATGAACGATATATCACTGGGCCGACTGGTAGAGACCCCGGAGCAAATGACTGGTGTTATCACCAACTTTCTCAACAGAAATGGTCAGATAACTCTGGTCTACTCCACGGATTATGCCATGGTGACGGGCCTTGAGTTTCTTCACGACAGTGCCCTTGTTATCCGGAACCGGTTTCAGGCCGCAGGCAAGAATACTGACTTTCTCATCGATAATCCTGGTCAGGGGGGAGATAGTTACACTCCTGCAGACCTTGGTACGATGCTCTTTTCTACCCCTCCCCATAATCTGATAAACATCAACACCCACGCGAACCACTACAGTTATGCTGCCTCGGTGCCAGTCGGTGCATCAGATGTTCTTCTTTGCACGGATGCAACTTACAACCCTTCATTATGTTACAGCCAGGACATGGATGCCTATTCTGGAACACTGACAGGATCAGCCCTCTATACATCAGGCTGTCATTCGGGATTGGTTATTTCCAACGAAGGCCCGGACTTACGGTGGTTGGACCTTCCAGAAATGATGGCGGAAAAGGGTGTTGTTTCCTATGTCGGGAACACGGGATATGGCTGGGGCCTGAAAGATGGACGGGGGCTTACGGAAAAGCTCATGATTGAAATATCGGATCAGATCCTTGAGGCTGGAGATATTGCAATGGGGCAAGCCGTGAGTCAGGCCAAAAGGCGGTATTATCTGAACGAGAAGCGGTACGACGTCTTTGACGAGAAGGTACTGCACGAACTGAGCCTGTTCGGGATTCCCAATTATCATATTCTCACAGCGATTGATCGTGTCTCCGATGAAGGCCTGCCTCCGGCGGACGGACCGGACCGGGGATGCTGGGAGGGGATCTGCGTGGAAAAGAGCCGGGAGACGGGGACGGGTCTGACCCTGATACCCCCGGACGTGACAGAGCTGGTGCTGAACTTCACCTTTGGATCGGGAACGTACCAGCAGGTGACGGCGACGGACGGAAGCGGGAGCTACTACGAGCTGAACGGGCAAGCGTCGGGGGAGGTGGGGGACGCGATCCAGCCGCACTTTGTGTATAACAGCTACCTGAGCGGGACCCGGGCGCACGGGATCCTCTTTACGGGGGGAGACTACACGACGGAAGCGGGGTTTGACCCGGTGGTGGCGGTACCGCATACGCTGAACTACGCGCCGATGGACGAAGGTCCCCTGCCGAGCCGGAGCACCTGGACACCGAGTGTCCGGGCCTCCTTTGGGATCGCGGGCGTGATCGGGAAGCGGTCGATCGGGGAGCAGGGGTATACGAACATGGTGGTGCACACGGGATCGTACGATGGGGGAACGGGAGACGAGAGCCGGTTTAGTGCGATGCAGTTTGCGATCTACTACTCAAACGACTCCGACTATCTCGCCCCGACGATCACCGAACCGGGGGCGGGAGGGTTTCATACGCTGAACGGCCTCACGGCCTCCTTCAGCGTGGAGGCCCAGGATGCAAGCGGGATCTACCGGGTGGTGGTGACGTACGACGACGGAGCCGGGAGCTGGACGAGCCTGGATCTGGACTACAACGATGCCACGCTGGTGTGGGAAGGGGACCTGTCGGTGCGGCAGGACATCCGGTACTACGTGCAGGTGGTGGACAAGCAGGGGAACGTGAAGATCCTGACGGAGAGCGGGGACGATGTGGACTATGGAGATGTACCGTATGGAAGCACCTGGACCGGCCCGAGGATGTGGACGATCCACCTGGTGGACAACGAAAACGGAGACGGAACGGGAGACGGACTTCCGGACGTGTGGGAAGACCAGTATGCCTGTGTAAGCTCGTTAGCAAACGATGCCGCAGAAGACCCGGACGAAGATTTGCTGACGCACCTGGAAGAATTCACGTATGACACGAACCCGTGCTACGGAGACACCGACGGGGGCGGAGAGAATGACGGATCGGAAGTGCGGGCCAACGGGACAAGTCCGAAGCGGAACCCGAAGATGGGAACAGACGATCACCATCTGGAGATCCGGATGACGGAATCGGGGGGGTATCCGGTGGTGGAATGGCCGGACGGGACCGGGGCGGCAGGGGACTGCATCTGGGAAAGCAACGTGGGAGAGAACGACACGATCGACGGGACGTACTGGGTGTACCGGTCGGACGATCCCTACTTTGACGATACGGAGCTCCTGGTCGGATCACTCCCGGATGGAACGCACTGTCATAAGGATACGACGGCGGGGGCCGGTCCTTACTACTACAAGGTGTGGAACTACGAGATCAATACGAAGGCGCCGATTGTGGGCGGCCTGGTCCCGAACCATGGGGAGGTCCTGACCCAGACGGCCGTGTCAATTTACGGAGAATATTACATGTCCGGGGCGACCGTGACCATCTGCGGGGAAGAAACGACGAATGTGATCGTAGAACATCAAGGGAAGATCAAGTGCGTAACCCCGGCCCACGACACGGCGGAAGCCTGCGACGTGACCGTCACGAATCCCAACGGCCAGCATGGGACCCTGACGGGGGGGTATACCTACACTCCATAG